A window from Mauremys reevesii isolate NIE-2019 linkage group 9, ASM1616193v1, whole genome shotgun sequence encodes these proteins:
- the KLHL13 gene encoding kelch-like protein 13 isoform X3, with translation MDHSVLRGEMSAVLHDRSLVEEEDPHMKVSLGSSDMGVSAHLQSSKTGTTRFFTSNTHSSVVLQGFDQLRIEGLLCDVTLVPGDGDEVFPVHRAMMASASDYFKAMFTGGMKEQDLMCIKLHGVNKIGLKKIIDFIYTAKLSLNMDNLQDTLEAASFLQILPVLDFCKVFLISGVSLENCVEVGRIANTYNLTEVDKYVNNFILKNFPALLSTGEFVKLPFERLAFVLSSNSLKHCTELELFKAACRWLRYEEPRMEYAAKLMKNIRFPLMTPQDLINYVQTVDFMRTDNTCVNLLLEASNYQMMPYMQPVMQSERTAIRSDSTHLVTLGGVLRQQLVVSKELRMYDEKAHEWKSLAPMDAPRYQHGIAVIGNFLYVVGGQSNYDTKGKTAVDTVFRFDPRYNKWMQVASLNEKRTFFHLSALKGHLYAVGGRNAAGELATVECYNPRMNEWSYVAKMNEPHYGHAGTVYGGLMYISGGITHDTFQKELMCFDPDTDKWTQKAPMTTVRGLHCMCTVGDKLYVIGGNHFRGTSDYDDVLSCEYYSPTLDQWTPIAAMLRGQSDVGVAVFENKIYVVGGYSWNNRCMVEIVQKYDPEKDEWHKVFDLPESLGGIRACTLTVFPPEDNTGSPSRESPLSAP, from the exons GGTTTTGACCAGCTGCGAATAGAAGGTTTACTTTGCGATGTGACGCTAGTACCAGGCGATGGTGATGAAGTATTTCCTGTTCACCGAGCTATGATGGCATCAGCTAGTGATTACTTCAAGGCTATGTTCACAG GTGGAATGAAGGAACAAGATTTAATGTGCATTAAGCTTCATGGTGTGAACAAAATAGGTCTAAAGAAGATTATTGATTTTATTTACACTGCAAAACTTTCTCTTAACATGGACAACCTTCAGGACACTCTAGAAGCAGCCAGTTTTTTGCAGATTTTACCTGTTTTGGACTTCTGTAAAGTGTTTCTGATCTCTGGG GTTTCTTTGGAAAATTGTGTTGAGGTTGGGCGGATTGCCAATACGTACAACCTCACAGAAGTGGATAAATATGTTAATAATTTCATCCTGAAGAACTTCCCTGCATTATTAAGTACTGGTGAGTTTGTGAAACTCCCCTTTGAACGTCTTGCCTTTGTGCTTTCAAGCAATAGCCTTAAGCACTGCACTGAGCTCGAACTCTTCAAGGCTGCTTGTCGCTGGCTACGGTATGAGGAGCCTCGAATGGAATATGCTGCAAAACTAATGAAGAATATCAGATTTCCACTGATGACACCACAGGATCTTATTAATTATGTGCAAACAGTGGATTTCATGAGAACTGACAACACGTGTGTGAATTTGCTTTTGGAAGCCAGCAATTACCAAATGATGCCGTACATGCAGCCAGTCATGCAGTCAGAGAGAACTGCCATTCGATCTGACAGTACTCACTTAGTAACATTGGGGGGAGTGTTAAGGCAGCAACTGGTTGTCAGCAAAGAATTACGGATGTATGATGAAAAGGCACATGAATGGAAATCATTAGCTCCCATGGATGCACCAAGATACCAACATGGCATTGCTGTGATTGGAAACTTTCTTTATGTAGTTGGTGGACAGAGCAATTACGACACGAAAGGGAAAACAGCGGTTGACACAGTCTTCAGATTTGATCCTCGCTATAATAAATGGATGCAAGTTGCGTCTTTAAATGAAAAGCGTACCTTCTTCCACCTAAGTGCCCTCAAAGGACATTTGTATGCAGTTGGTGGTCGAAATGCAGCGGGTGAACTAG CCACAGTGGAATGTTACAATCCAAGAATGAATGAATGGAGCTATGTTGCAAAAATGAATGAGCCCCACTATGGTCACGCTGGAACGGTGTATGGGGGATTAATGTATATTTCAG GCGGAATTACCCATGATACTTTCCAAAAAGAACTTATGTGCTTTGACCCTGACACAGACAAATGGACTCAGAAGGCTCCAATGACAACAGTCAGAGGTCTGCACTGCATGTGTACTGTTGGAGACAAGCTTTATGTTATTGGCGGAAATCACTTTAGAGGAACAAGTGATTATGATGATGTACTAAGCTGTGAATATTATTCACCCACCCTAGACCAGTGGACTCCAATTGCTGCTATGTTACGTGGGCAAAGTGATGTTGGGGTTGCTGTCTTTGAAAATAAAATCTACGTTGTTGGAGGGTACTCTTGGAATAATCGCTGTATGGTGGAAATAGTCCAGAAATATGACCCGGAAAAGGATGAGTGGCACAAGGTCTTTGACCTCCCAGAATCACTTGGTGGCATTCGAGCCTGCACTCTTACAGTTTTCCCGCCAGAAGACAACACAGGGTCACCTTCTAGAGAGTCACCTCTGTCGGCACCTTAA
- the KLHL13 gene encoding kelch-like protein 13 isoform X5, with amino-acid sequence MKVSLGSSDMGVSAHLQSSKTGTTRFFTSNTHSSVVLQGFDQLRIEGLLCDVTLVPGDGDEVFPVHRAMMASASDYFKAMFTGGMKEQDLMCIKLHGVNKIGLKKIIDFIYTAKLSLNMDNLQDTLEAASFLQILPVLDFCKVFLISGVSLENCVEVGRIANTYNLTEVDKYVNNFILKNFPALLSTGEFVKLPFERLAFVLSSNSLKHCTELELFKAACRWLRYEEPRMEYAAKLMKNIRFPLMTPQDLINYVQTVDFMRTDNTCVNLLLEASNYQMMPYMQPVMQSERTAIRSDSTHLVTLGGVLRQQLVVSKELRMYDEKAHEWKSLAPMDAPRYQHGIAVIGNFLYVVGGQSNYDTKGKTAVDTVFRFDPRYNKWMQVASLNEKRTFFHLSALKGHLYAVGGRNAAGELATVECYNPRMNEWSYVAKMNEPHYGHAGTVYGGLMYISGGITHDTFQKELMCFDPDTDKWTQKAPMTTVRGLHCMCTVGDKLYVIGGNHFRGTSDYDDVLSCEYYSPTLDQWTPIAAMLRGQSDVGVAVFENKIYVVGGYSWNNRCMVEIVQKYDPEKDEWHKVFDLPESLGGIRACTLTVFPPEDNTGSPSRESPLSAP; translated from the exons GGTTTTGACCAGCTGCGAATAGAAGGTTTACTTTGCGATGTGACGCTAGTACCAGGCGATGGTGATGAAGTATTTCCTGTTCACCGAGCTATGATGGCATCAGCTAGTGATTACTTCAAGGCTATGTTCACAG GTGGAATGAAGGAACAAGATTTAATGTGCATTAAGCTTCATGGTGTGAACAAAATAGGTCTAAAGAAGATTATTGATTTTATTTACACTGCAAAACTTTCTCTTAACATGGACAACCTTCAGGACACTCTAGAAGCAGCCAGTTTTTTGCAGATTTTACCTGTTTTGGACTTCTGTAAAGTGTTTCTGATCTCTGGG GTTTCTTTGGAAAATTGTGTTGAGGTTGGGCGGATTGCCAATACGTACAACCTCACAGAAGTGGATAAATATGTTAATAATTTCATCCTGAAGAACTTCCCTGCATTATTAAGTACTGGTGAGTTTGTGAAACTCCCCTTTGAACGTCTTGCCTTTGTGCTTTCAAGCAATAGCCTTAAGCACTGCACTGAGCTCGAACTCTTCAAGGCTGCTTGTCGCTGGCTACGGTATGAGGAGCCTCGAATGGAATATGCTGCAAAACTAATGAAGAATATCAGATTTCCACTGATGACACCACAGGATCTTATTAATTATGTGCAAACAGTGGATTTCATGAGAACTGACAACACGTGTGTGAATTTGCTTTTGGAAGCCAGCAATTACCAAATGATGCCGTACATGCAGCCAGTCATGCAGTCAGAGAGAACTGCCATTCGATCTGACAGTACTCACTTAGTAACATTGGGGGGAGTGTTAAGGCAGCAACTGGTTGTCAGCAAAGAATTACGGATGTATGATGAAAAGGCACATGAATGGAAATCATTAGCTCCCATGGATGCACCAAGATACCAACATGGCATTGCTGTGATTGGAAACTTTCTTTATGTAGTTGGTGGACAGAGCAATTACGACACGAAAGGGAAAACAGCGGTTGACACAGTCTTCAGATTTGATCCTCGCTATAATAAATGGATGCAAGTTGCGTCTTTAAATGAAAAGCGTACCTTCTTCCACCTAAGTGCCCTCAAAGGACATTTGTATGCAGTTGGTGGTCGAAATGCAGCGGGTGAACTAG CCACAGTGGAATGTTACAATCCAAGAATGAATGAATGGAGCTATGTTGCAAAAATGAATGAGCCCCACTATGGTCACGCTGGAACGGTGTATGGGGGATTAATGTATATTTCAG GCGGAATTACCCATGATACTTTCCAAAAAGAACTTATGTGCTTTGACCCTGACACAGACAAATGGACTCAGAAGGCTCCAATGACAACAGTCAGAGGTCTGCACTGCATGTGTACTGTTGGAGACAAGCTTTATGTTATTGGCGGAAATCACTTTAGAGGAACAAGTGATTATGATGATGTACTAAGCTGTGAATATTATTCACCCACCCTAGACCAGTGGACTCCAATTGCTGCTATGTTACGTGGGCAAAGTGATGTTGGGGTTGCTGTCTTTGAAAATAAAATCTACGTTGTTGGAGGGTACTCTTGGAATAATCGCTGTATGGTGGAAATAGTCCAGAAATATGACCCGGAAAAGGATGAGTGGCACAAGGTCTTTGACCTCCCAGAATCACTTGGTGGCATTCGAGCCTGCACTCTTACAGTTTTCCCGCCAGAAGACAACACAGGGTCACCTTCTAGAGAGTCACCTCTGTCGGCACCTTAA
- the KLHL13 gene encoding kelch-like protein 13 isoform X4, with product MMWRDTLSLVEEEDPHMKVSLGSSDMGVSAHLQSSKTGTTRFFTSNTHSSVVLQGFDQLRIEGLLCDVTLVPGDGDEVFPVHRAMMASASDYFKAMFTGGMKEQDLMCIKLHGVNKIGLKKIIDFIYTAKLSLNMDNLQDTLEAASFLQILPVLDFCKVFLISGVSLENCVEVGRIANTYNLTEVDKYVNNFILKNFPALLSTGEFVKLPFERLAFVLSSNSLKHCTELELFKAACRWLRYEEPRMEYAAKLMKNIRFPLMTPQDLINYVQTVDFMRTDNTCVNLLLEASNYQMMPYMQPVMQSERTAIRSDSTHLVTLGGVLRQQLVVSKELRMYDEKAHEWKSLAPMDAPRYQHGIAVIGNFLYVVGGQSNYDTKGKTAVDTVFRFDPRYNKWMQVASLNEKRTFFHLSALKGHLYAVGGRNAAGELATVECYNPRMNEWSYVAKMNEPHYGHAGTVYGGLMYISGGITHDTFQKELMCFDPDTDKWTQKAPMTTVRGLHCMCTVGDKLYVIGGNHFRGTSDYDDVLSCEYYSPTLDQWTPIAAMLRGQSDVGVAVFENKIYVVGGYSWNNRCMVEIVQKYDPEKDEWHKVFDLPESLGGIRACTLTVFPPEDNTGSPSRESPLSAP from the exons GGTTTTGACCAGCTGCGAATAGAAGGTTTACTTTGCGATGTGACGCTAGTACCAGGCGATGGTGATGAAGTATTTCCTGTTCACCGAGCTATGATGGCATCAGCTAGTGATTACTTCAAGGCTATGTTCACAG GTGGAATGAAGGAACAAGATTTAATGTGCATTAAGCTTCATGGTGTGAACAAAATAGGTCTAAAGAAGATTATTGATTTTATTTACACTGCAAAACTTTCTCTTAACATGGACAACCTTCAGGACACTCTAGAAGCAGCCAGTTTTTTGCAGATTTTACCTGTTTTGGACTTCTGTAAAGTGTTTCTGATCTCTGGG GTTTCTTTGGAAAATTGTGTTGAGGTTGGGCGGATTGCCAATACGTACAACCTCACAGAAGTGGATAAATATGTTAATAATTTCATCCTGAAGAACTTCCCTGCATTATTAAGTACTGGTGAGTTTGTGAAACTCCCCTTTGAACGTCTTGCCTTTGTGCTTTCAAGCAATAGCCTTAAGCACTGCACTGAGCTCGAACTCTTCAAGGCTGCTTGTCGCTGGCTACGGTATGAGGAGCCTCGAATGGAATATGCTGCAAAACTAATGAAGAATATCAGATTTCCACTGATGACACCACAGGATCTTATTAATTATGTGCAAACAGTGGATTTCATGAGAACTGACAACACGTGTGTGAATTTGCTTTTGGAAGCCAGCAATTACCAAATGATGCCGTACATGCAGCCAGTCATGCAGTCAGAGAGAACTGCCATTCGATCTGACAGTACTCACTTAGTAACATTGGGGGGAGTGTTAAGGCAGCAACTGGTTGTCAGCAAAGAATTACGGATGTATGATGAAAAGGCACATGAATGGAAATCATTAGCTCCCATGGATGCACCAAGATACCAACATGGCATTGCTGTGATTGGAAACTTTCTTTATGTAGTTGGTGGACAGAGCAATTACGACACGAAAGGGAAAACAGCGGTTGACACAGTCTTCAGATTTGATCCTCGCTATAATAAATGGATGCAAGTTGCGTCTTTAAATGAAAAGCGTACCTTCTTCCACCTAAGTGCCCTCAAAGGACATTTGTATGCAGTTGGTGGTCGAAATGCAGCGGGTGAACTAG CCACAGTGGAATGTTACAATCCAAGAATGAATGAATGGAGCTATGTTGCAAAAATGAATGAGCCCCACTATGGTCACGCTGGAACGGTGTATGGGGGATTAATGTATATTTCAG GCGGAATTACCCATGATACTTTCCAAAAAGAACTTATGTGCTTTGACCCTGACACAGACAAATGGACTCAGAAGGCTCCAATGACAACAGTCAGAGGTCTGCACTGCATGTGTACTGTTGGAGACAAGCTTTATGTTATTGGCGGAAATCACTTTAGAGGAACAAGTGATTATGATGATGTACTAAGCTGTGAATATTATTCACCCACCCTAGACCAGTGGACTCCAATTGCTGCTATGTTACGTGGGCAAAGTGATGTTGGGGTTGCTGTCTTTGAAAATAAAATCTACGTTGTTGGAGGGTACTCTTGGAATAATCGCTGTATGGTGGAAATAGTCCAGAAATATGACCCGGAAAAGGATGAGTGGCACAAGGTCTTTGACCTCCCAGAATCACTTGGTGGCATTCGAGCCTGCACTCTTACAGTTTTCCCGCCAGAAGACAACACAGGGTCACCTTCTAGAGAGTCACCTCTGTCGGCACCTTAA